One segment of Engraulis encrasicolus isolate BLACKSEA-1 chromosome 7, IST_EnEncr_1.0, whole genome shotgun sequence DNA contains the following:
- the tagln3a gene encoding transgelin-3a — protein sequence MSNRGPSYGLSREVQQKIEQKYDTELETRLVDWIANQLTAAGAGQEVEKPSPGKQNFQEWLMDGTVLCRLINSLYPPETPPVRRIPKPKAAFAQMEAISLFLTAAEVYGVNKVDIFQTVDLWEGKDMAAVQRTLMALGSEAVTKDDGYYHGNREWFRRKAKGNRRSFTEEQLRQGRSYIGQQMGGHRGATQSGMTGYGTPRQIL from the exons atgtcTAACCGAGGGCCTAGCTACGGCCTCAGCCGTGAGGTGCAGCAGAAGATCGAGCAGAAGTACGACACGGAACTGGAGACGCGATTGGTCGACTGGATCGCCAATCAGCTGACCGCCGCGGGGGCGGGACAGGAAGTGGAGAAGCCGTCTCCCGGGAAACAGAACTTCCAGGAGTGGCTGATGGACGGCAcg GTGCTGTGTCGCCTCATCAACTCCCTCTACCCCCCCGAGACGCCCCCTGTGCGCCGCATTCCGAAGCCCAAGGCTGCGTTCGCCCAGATGGaggccatctctctcttcctcaccgcCGCCGAGGTGTACGGGGTTAATAAAGTGGACATCTTCCAAACCGTGGACCTGTGGgaag gtaAGGACATGGCTGCGGTGCAGAGGACCCTGATGGCGCTGGGCAGCGAGGCGGTCACCAAGGACGACGGCTATTACCATGGCAACCGAGAATGGTTCCGCAG gaaggcgAAGGGTAATCGTCGTTCGTTCACGGAGGAGCAGTTgcgtcaggggcggagctacatcGGGCAGCAGATGGGCGGCCACCGGGGGGCGACACAGAGCGGCATGACGGGATACGGAACCCCACGACAAATACTCTAG